One Pangasianodon hypophthalmus isolate fPanHyp1 chromosome 7, fPanHyp1.pri, whole genome shotgun sequence genomic window, atatgttatttcattttttccatgtttgtgtttattgccTGTGACATAAAGGcacatttatacactcacagaaaaaagggtactaaactgtaccattccttATCACTGGGGTGTACTGTATCTTTTATACctgtaatgtgtatattttacCTGTGCATGAATTGTACCTTGAAATCTCTAAAAACTAATTAAGTGCAAAGAGTGTGTCCTTAAGGTGCAATTATGAagcataaatcattttaaaggtaatATACATTCACATATCCACCTAATAGATAAGGAAAGCTACCGTTTAATACCGTTTAATACCATTTTTTCTGAGAATGAACATATTTTAGACGAGTCTGCGTCCAAGGCCGAGGTTGAGACTGGACAACACGAGAATTTAGCCAAAGAAGGCCAGAAGGAATGGATGAGGGAAGGAATGAAGTTCAACATGACATTCAAATCTGCAAATGCAAAACAGATGCAGTGACTGTGAAACAGACAGGTTGCTGTTGGAACATCCAATTTATGTGTCTCGTGATTACTATTTGAAATGACTGTATAAAGGGTAGAAAGGGAGGTGGCTTTAATAGATGGATAAATAATCCCAGAGGCTGAGGACTGCGAATTATGTATATGAACAGAGCGAGAACTAGAAACAGATTCAAGTTCAGTAGATTATTTACCCTTCATGGGGAACACTATGTACTGTTTTCTATATATAGTATTTACATCAATAATATAGTGTTTAAAGAGATGCTGTGTGAGTTACCAAGCCATATAACCTTATTCAGCTTGCACATAATGCACACTTTTAATTAAATCCCATCAACACAGATCCCTCAGCTCGAATCTGTAGAAGTTTTGTATCTTGTAGGTTAAGGCACAATAGCAAAACTTGTTTTTACGTGAGTAAATAAGATTGCTGGTGAAAAGGTGACTCTTACTTCTCCATTGCGACACATTTAACACTTTGTATAACAGTACACATTATTGCTGTCTGTTTTTGATAGGCACGCATGCAGTATCAGAGCACAGGGATTGTGCAAACAgaattcctgtttttttgttcaCCACATAGAAAAATGCTGTGGTGGTGCCTTGACTTTGCACGCAAAGGTCAAGAAATTTCTCTAGATCTCCTCTGAAAAACACCCTTTGCCATGGCTTTGCTTTTGATAATCAGAAGATTGCATTTAGCCCTGTGTTCTCGAATTAAAGGACAAAACAAACAGTGGTGCGCTCCATAATGCAAACATGATCCACTTATTCTTCTATACCAACAAGATTGAACTGAAGTAAATCTGTTAACTGGCGAAGATATGCACCATTTATTGACCTTTGCATGACATGCCGTGGTGGAACTACAGGATTTTTCCATTtactaaaagtgaaaaaaaaaaagcaagaagaaTGCTGCTTGTGCAATCAGTAAGGTCTATCACACACAACTCCCTCACATGAACATAGCAATTCTTTGACGTCatcatgttttcatttacttatgttttattgtttgagAATTAATGatcagtaataacaataaaaacacagtcATCAAGGACAACAAATGGACTTTAAGCAGACATTCTTGGAGTCCCTCCACAGACTTTGCCCTGTagtctgttcacacacacacacacacacacacatacacgcacacaaaaGCGATGAATGTTGATCCGTTAATTGCTAGTTCTCTAAGAATGGTACAGTAATCAGCTGTCATGCAGCATGGCATAGCAAGTGCTGCATGTCAAAAGGAATGGAAAGACAGGCAAGAACCTTTCATACCCGTCTACAAATAAACCCCTGAGACACAAATACAtgcatttgtgtttaaaattagTGCAGTAAAATGAAGCTAAGCAGCACCAGGCCCAGTTTGAGTACATGTActggatgtgtgtgtctatatgtgcAGGTGTGGGGCATGTTTGTTATTTCTCTCTCATGTCTCTTTCCATGTCTTCCACCTCAGCACatgcaaactattttttttccccatatctGACTGAGGTCCTCCCCTAATTtgtgatgtgagtgtgtgtgaacagaaagGGGAGGGCCCTGTGCATGCACTGAGCAGAATCTCTTACCAATCACAGGAGTTTCCCcaccctctccctttctctctctctctctctctcaatcctgCTTGTGTGCTGCTGTACTCACGCACATGGGCAGGGAAAAAAGTACAGGGTGAGAGGAGGAGGGGACAGAAAAGCTTAGACAGCTTCTGGTTTTGCTTTCAAACACTCGCTGCATGCCATATCACCTCCCCGTGCACACAAAACCGGCGTGGCACAGACACTCTCATTCAAACACTCTTGTACACATTCAGAGAGGAAATCACatctacacatatacacacatatacacaaacacacagtttttGTCCAGCCACCCACTTGGACGACTGGAACTCCAACGGAGAGCACCTGCAGGGAAGCGAGGTAGCAAGAAATTCTACACCCTCACAGCCAAAACAGACATACGCCTGCTTCGCTGGAGCTTCAGAGCTGCCAGCACTACTGATTggacgtgtgtgtttgtgtatgcgcATGTGAGAGGAACTCTATCTTCCCTGAATTGGCCCAATGTCAAACGAAGACTGTCGTTCCCCCATTGGCCTGgactgctgcagctgctgcttgGATCTGGCCAATGGAAGTGAACCAGAACCAGGACGATCTGGACTCCCCAGCCTGGGAAGCCCGACCTCCATCAATAACTTCAGACAGCTCCGGGACCAGCTGATCTTCCAGAACCTGAACACAGACAAGCTGAACACCATCATGAGACAGGACTCGCTGGAGTCGGTGGTGCGTGACCCCTGCTACCTGCTCAATGAGGGCATCTGCAACAGCAACATCGACCAGACCATGCTGTCAATTCTCCTCTTCTTCCacaggtatatatacacacacacacaaacacccatacacacacacacacacacacaaacacccacttTCCACACATGGCCAAGGGCAGGAAGTCATTCACACTAACTCACAGTGCGTTGATTGCCAGATTATAGAGGTGCTCATAAAGGTGCCATAAAAATTaggttaattaaaaattatttctttattgctGTTTAATGCATGTTGAGAAAAGGAACTTTCCCACAGATAattaagaatgaatgaaatagaTAGAATTGTGCCAAATCTGCAATCTCATTTCTGAGATCTAAGCACAAGCTAACTCAGTAATTAAACCTACTACAGAactcaaatcattttttttgcattcatgaATGCTATACTTTAGGATATAAGCTTGTGGATATTAAACAAATTGTAGAAAAGTTAAATCCTTTACATATTCTGTATAGTCACGATGTAGTCATGGTGAAATAATATGTAAACTGATAGTGTTGTCTTGACAGAATATATTTGTAAAACTCTTATTCTAGAAAGTTTTGTGGAATGCTTTTCTCATACTTCATAATGTTGAGAAATGTCAAAACACACTTCAGTTACAGTGTTGCTTCCTGATAAACAACTTTTTATAAAGGTAGGTAAACAGGCAAACTATCTAACATGGGgtacaaaaataagaaaatgaagaccagaaccacacacacatgggcacatacacacccacccacccacataGGTTAACccaataatactaatactactactactactaagaataataataacaacatcatcatcatcttatgAATTTAAAGATTTGTATAAAATCCAGAAGAAAATCTAGCCTTGTGAAATTTATCAACGCTCAAAGATTACAGTATGTGaagaataataatgtaaataatataacgtttggaaaataataataataataataataataataataataataataataatatacactaaGTATATAATAATTAGGCCTAAGTTTGAGCCTGGGTTCTGGACATTCTTCCTCTTTATCCAGCAGTGTGAATCTTTTGTATAAATTATGTTCGCTGGTGCTTCTTAACTCTCAgtttattattgagttattcactttaaaacatattattcaCTAACTACAgggaaaatgtaatataattcaGAGAAGAGTATATATGAGAAGTAATTGCAAGTAATTACAAGTGAGGATTGGCCCTTATGTAATCACtgggtgcatttttttttctagaaccACACTTCCAAAAACAGAATGTGAACTTCTTATTAAATCTGTTACAGTTTGAAAAGTTTAGTCTGCTGCTATATGAAGAGGAAGACAAATGGAGGTGTGAAATGTTTGAATAACCAGTAAAAGTGTCTGTCAGGATAATAATGATACAAGGCATTAGCTGCTGTCATAGGTGCAACATTTCAAACACACCCTGCAAATGATGTCCTTGAGTGACATTTGGCAGATCATAAATAGCAAAGTAGCatcttttttgtctcattttgtgtctttttttcagcattgtttgtgtcttttttctttccccactGAGTGCTAACTGACATGTGTAcctttattcacacacacgtGATCACCAGCCAAATAAGTGGCCTGACAACAAGCCACACGTAAGATGTGCAGAGATAGATTCTTCAGTTATTTTGATTAGCTGCTTAGGAATTTATTTCAAGCTAAATGACTGAATTATAGTGAATTATTGATAGATTGTAAAATGATTAATAGTCACTTTATTGCTCTAACCTATTGCTCAATTAATGCCACAAGACCTGTAGGGCATAGCAATCATAAATGGCATGATAACTGACTGATCAGGAATGGGTGACATAAGGTGCACAACCCTCCTAGGTCATTGATCTCCTTTTTATAGTGTTTGTATTGCTAAAACCATTTCGCAATAACGATGATAGtgatttatgtaaggaataaaccacgaCGGGGTGTGCAACAACGTTATCTGTTACTACCCCAAagtgtcgtgttttattcctcttataccagagcagtttgccaatgctattttataaaaataaaaaaaattaaagaatgacacatatatttttatccatttatagctatgtttattgttgtggaacatctgtgaaaaaaGTTTTTGCTATCATTTATGGTAtaccagctataaacagtcattcacgcaacagcctctctttcttttctcttaataTTAAtagaaagaaatgcagcttgtcaggtTACTGGGAAACCACAATGCACTCTGTGCTGATGATTCCTTAAAAAAGGTTTCCTtacatttcctttcctttcctaaacttcaccatatcaacaattacacactgtttttaaactttttagacagacagacagacagacagacagatagatagatagatagatagatagatagatagatagatagatagatagatgtttgatcgtccaccatacaaatccctgagtaagttgttgctatagaaacaataatgtattagaacaggTGCAATAATATTAACCTGGTAGCTGCCACTACTCTCGGAGCCATgcggttatagaaaatgaatcaacaccttctgaccaatcagaattgagcactcagcagtgttgtggtataaatcaGTTTAACTTGTGCACTTTCCTAATGAAACTCTATAATGAATAACTAAATTAGTGAAATCTTTTAATAGCACATGTTCATCAGtgataaaaaagtgaaattattCTAACATACAGTAATTTAAGTCCAGGGCTTGAGTCTTGAATCTTTgactgcataataaagtagctttcatttactttatcaTGAATTCCTCCCTTTCATATGTAGCACTGAAAGACTACAGTCAAAGTTATATAATTGATTTTGACTCATGAGCTATGTATGAGAAATGTGGAGGGATTATAAGACCAGGAACACCTTGCTTTCACATCATATTTCTATCATATTTCATGCATCAGTGGTCATTCCTAGTATTAGAATCAATTAGCCACTGTTAGTAAATACTCCAATGCTTTTAGTCACTATGTGACCTGAAAGGCAATTGTTTTCTGTGCTCCTGCCACAGCCGTGCACATTTCAAACACAgatattttcttctttataaGCAATGATGTTTTCCTCTCCTTCGTTTCATTACATAAtgtgtcatatttttatattttacacagtCAAGCAGAAACATCTCATATAATAGGCCCATATAATAAGTTGCATTTTTCCCAAGATGTACACCCTTGATATTTTGTGAAAGGAGCACAGTGCTATTGATACGGCTGAGATAAAGGGGGTGTGTCTGTCTGAAAGGGCTTAGGACAGGGAGTAACTGGGATTTTGGCAGGACTGCTTTCTTGTGTCCTGCACAGGGAAGAACTCTGTGACCTATTTGCTAAAAACCAAACAACCCTGATGAGTTTATTTAAAGTGCTGAAATCCATGTAAAGGATTTCACCAGAGATTTGGAATAGGGCGTGCACAGCATTATTATTGCACTATTATTTTCCATGCAGCCTTTAAGTTGCTTCATTCTTGCCATCCCTTAAAGGATTATGTCTGGGTGGaggtatataaaaaatatgtcaCTCAAAAGTTAAGAtggattttaatataaatgataatacaGGATTAAGGTTAATACAAGCAGGAAAACTGATGCATGCTGACAGGTTACGTCTGTTCAGGTGTTTATGCGATTGCACTAGGTCTGAGCCTTTGCTAACATATAAGCATCAGTGCTAAATCCTAAATCTCACTGACAAACACGCACAGGCAATTTTGAGCCTGTGTTATATATATGactacttataccacagtgctgatgaattgtcttatctgattggtcagaaggtgttgactaattttctaAGACAtgttaaaataagaaatagatTACCATGTGCACACTGATGTTGTTATGTATCAAAGAAATGTGTATAACTATTGATAAGGTGAAGCCTTCTGTAAcatgaagtttatttaacatttatggaaggagtcttcagtgtcagtgc contains:
- the tsc22d3 gene encoding TSC22 domain family protein 3 isoform X1, with product MSNEDCRSPIGLDCCSCCLDLANGSEPEPGRSGLPSLGSPTSINNFRQLRDQLIFQNLNTDKLNTIMRQDSLESVVRDPCYLLNEGICNSNIDQTMLSILLFFHSASGASVVAIDNKIEQAMDLVKNHLMYAVREEVEILKEQIKELAEKNNQLERENSLLKNLASPEQLEKFQSRLPSESLLPLETQGMETSEQRSQYKGSAV